Genomic window (Sphingomonas japonica):
AGCAGCTTCTCGAGCGCCTTGGGCTCGTCGATCTCCTCCATCGCCGCGAGTTCGCGTGCGAGGCGGCTGGCGGCGGCTTCGAAAATCTGGCGCTCGGAATAGCTCTGCTCGGGCTGATCGTCGGCACGGAACAGGTCGCGGACCACTTCGGCGATCGACACCAGGTCGCCCGAATTGATCTTGGCCTCATATTCCTGGGCGCGGCGCGACCACATGGTGCGCTTCACCTTGGGCTTGCCCTTCAGGGTATCGAGCGCCTCGCGCAGCGTCTTGTCGCTCGACAGCTTGCGCATGCCGACGCTCTCGGCCTTGTTGGTGGGAACGCGCAGGGTCATGCGCTCCTTTTCGAAGCGGAGCACGTACAGCTCGAGCTGCATTCCCGCGATTTCCTGCTTCTGGAGTTCGATCACACGGCCAACGCCGTGCTTGGGGTAAACGACATAATCACCGACGTCGAAGGACAGCGCCTTGGCAGCCATTCTGATCAACCTTTCCGTGGACCAGGCCCGAGGGGGAGCACCTGACGCCGGGTCGAGAAAACCAGGCTGGCGCGGTCGGGCCGATTACAGTTGCGTCTCTTGTGGCCGCAGCGCTCACACGCTGCGTGGATGATCCGTTTAACACAGTCGTAACAAAATTACCAGCGCACGGTTCCGCGCCGGCTGCTCATGGAACCGTTTCCAGGTGCGGACGTCGGCATATACCGCGACGCCGCGTCCGTGCAATCAATCGCCAGCGCCGGGTTCGGGCGAGAAATACTTGTCGAACTTGCCCGCCTCACCCTTGAACTTGTCCGCGTCATCGGGGGTCTGGCCCGCATTGCGGGTCACGTTGGGCCATTGCGCGGAGAAGGTCGTGTTGACCTCGAGCCACTGCTCGAGGTCGCTTTCGGTGTCAGGAAGGATTGCCTCAGCCGGGCATTCGGGCTCGCACACGCCGCAATCGATGCACTCGCTGGGATTGATCACCAGCATGTTCTCGCCCTCATAGAAGC
Coding sequences:
- a CDS encoding CarD family transcriptional regulator — encoded protein: MAAKALSFDVGDYVVYPKHGVGRVIELQKQEIAGMQLELYVLRFEKERMTLRVPTNKAESVGMRKLSSDKTLREALDTLKGKPKVKRTMWSRRAQEYEAKINSGDLVSIAEVVRDLFRADDQPEQSYSERQIFEAAASRLARELAAMEEIDEPKALEKLLEILRASAAIYNKDKVAA
- the fdxA gene encoding ferredoxin FdxA, with protein sequence MTYVVTDACIRCKYMDCVEVCPVDCFYEGENMLVINPSECIDCGVCEPECPAEAILPDTESDLEQWLEVNTTFSAQWPNVTRNAGQTPDDADKFKGEAGKFDKYFSPEPGAGD